GGCTCCATTTGCGAAAACAATATGAGGACTTTCGGTCAAAATGGGGACTGTCCTTGAATTCCGTTGAACAAGTTTGAGAACTACCTATTTACGTCTTTCTATATTATTTACAGAGATGTAAAACATAGTTCGATAGAAGTAATGAATAAAACACAACGTAAGCAATGttacaatgaataattttattaaattttacaaaatattcGATAAATCTTACACAACAATTTGAGTCAGTTTTCCAGTATAAACCACAGAGTTTAACATgaacgaaatgaaaaataataagagAACGTAAAAAGTAATGTTTCACCTCCACCAGAAGCGTTGAGAAAATTGAATACAAAATAAAAGTTGAAGCTGACAAAAAGCCGAGCGGATATAAAAGAGATTGAAACTTAAATTAAGTGTTAAACGAGAACCCAAATTTGCAGTTATCCACACGTACAGCGTGGTTAAGTGAAAAATTGGGTAACAACCCTTTGAGTATTAGAAAACCTCGACCGTTACTGAATCGCACTTTTGTTATCACAGCATTCTAGTTACTAATATTAAACTAATTAAGTACCTACGCTTCATGGAGCGTAGTTTCGTTTTTCAAGGTCAAAATCGTTTTTATCGTTCGATAAATGTAGGAACATGAGTCTTTCTGGTTAAACATAAACGTAGTTTTGGGTGTCCACCGATTTTGAGCCTATAGAGCACCGATCTATTGGTGCCAGTTCTGTCGTTGTCTGGACATGACCCTGGAAGATGACTGACTCATTTCACTGGTCATGATTTGGGCTGTACCGCCACCTGGTAGGGTCCTCATTTGGCTGGAGCTGGACTGCCACATTGAGCTCTGCTCTGCACCCATGGGATGCACCTGTACCATCTTGGTACTCCTTACGGCTTTAGGTGTTACCTCTGGAGACGTATATTCGCTGGCAGTGTCGTATCTAGAGGGAGCCCCCCAGTGTTCGGTGAACTCGCTAGCTGATCTAGCCAGACTGGGCTGACTCAATGATCTAGCCAGGGAAGGATGCCCAGTACCTGGCCTATAATAACTATCGGTTTCATCATCATCGTACCGGTGCACTGAGAAGTAGTGTGACGATTCCGATTGGCTGTCTGCGAAATCTGGCCTTCCGAAGTCCACAGTCATTTCTGACATCGATCTGAGATCCGCCTCGCTCTTAAAACTGGACCTGGAAGTCCTCCTGGATCTGACCAGAGGGTACTCCATCGGTTCCCTGGTCAGCGTCCTGACCGAGCTCTCTCCATCTGAGTCGTACTCGTACAGTGTTGGTAAACTGCCCCTTCTACTCCTGTTGTCCCATTCTCCCCTCTTCTTGAACCTATTCTTCTGTTTGTCGTTAGGCGCCAGTATTTTTATGATCACGTCCCATTTTGGAGGTTCGAACAGGGTTTCGTACCTCGCGTCTCTTCTGATCCTCTCGTAATCTTCACGAACCACTGCTTCGGTTAAGAGCGTTCGCAGGGTGGACTCGGTTGTGATGATCTGACGCCATTTTATCTTGTCAGCCATGGTCAGTTGAGAGCTGAAACTTTCGGTGGTTTCCGTGGTCGTCATCTCTTGTTCGTTGGGTTGGAGGACTCTCAGTAAAACGTTCCAGTTGGGTACTTGAGGGTTTTCAACTGGGAGGTTGAAGGTTGAGAGGTAACTCTGTGGACTGTGGGGCTGTTGGAGACTTCCAACCAACTCAGGGGAATTCAGCGGTAATTTGTTGTCGTCTATGGTACTTCTTGGTGGTATTTCTACGTATCTCTCGGGTAAGTTGGTCAAGGTTAAACCGGAGGCTGAGGATATATCCGAGAAGTTCTCCCATTCTGGTGGTTCCGGCATCTCCAAAGGATAATTCCTGATGGTTACGTCCCATTTCGGCGCCTCTGCTGGTCTGGTATGGTACTCCGTGACCAATCTCTTGTGTCGTTCGATATCCTCGATGGTCTTCTTCTCCGTGATGGTTCTGAGGTAGACGTCGTCGACCGTATGCGAGGTAATCTCTGGTTTGCGTTGTGGTAGAGGTTCGAACACCTCGGTACGATCCATGGTGACCACGTGTTGCTCCCTGGGCATCATGGGAGGCGCGGGGCCTTTCATACGATGGGAGGAATCGACCATTTCGGTGATGGAATGGGTGTCGGTGATTTCCGAGTTCAAAGAGGCCAATTCCTGGAGCTCCTGTTGCCGTTTTAGTATCTTGTTGAAGGTAGGAGCCGGTTGGATGTGTCTGGGTGGGTGGTGAAGCTCGGGGATGTAGGTGAATTGGGTGGATTCCGGTCTGGAGGATTCCTCCCTCTCCAAGATGGTGGATAGGTTTCTCTCGGCGCGGGAAACGGAGCTGTCGGTGTCTGAGATAGCCAGGCTGGCCGGGGACGGTGGGGCTCTGTTGATCTTCATCTGAACGTCGAATCTGGGTTGTTCCTTGTAGGCCGCGGCTCTTGGTAGGGATGCTGTGGTGGTTTGTAGGGCGCTGTCGCTGTAGACGCTGCTGTTGTCGTGTACGTAGGCTCTGTTCTCGAAGCTGCCAGCCGATGATACTGGAAGTGATCTGGCGTCCAGTTCCTCTATCTCGGAGTGTGATTCTGATGGGTAGTCGGATGGGAGCGTGTCGCTGATCAGTGGTCCATCACTGCCCGAGCTGCTGGCTATCGCTAGTACCGGTGCGTGAGCCCTTGGGATCTTCACAGGGTCGTATATTGAAAGATTACCTGGAAAAGATCTCAGTTTAAGGATTTGAGTGATTGGAGCTGTTTCTGTGGACACCATCAAGAAGTTTCAGCTATAATATTCGTCGTTTCCGAGGTTTACTCACCGAGACTGCCGCTCGAAAGTTTGGTGATCTCAGAGTTGGTCCCAATGCTCGAAAACGGCCTTGAAAGAGGTATCACCCTCCTCCTGAGGCAGTAGTTGGTACATCCAAGTCCCAGAAGAAGTAGGGACAGGAAGAGTATCCCACAAATTATCAACATGATCTGGAAACTGTTGAGCGGTGGAGCTATCACAGGCTGGGGTACATTGTCATtttttctggagaaaaaaaaattatcagatcACTTTGAAAAGTTGGATTTGCTACTTGGAACATTTGTATGAGTACCTTATTGTTCTATCATGAACATACATACTTAACGAAAGTTAAGGAGGTTCAGAAATGTTGTGACCTATTCGAAAGTTGATGATttttgtccaccaaatgttTACTCTCTCATATAGGGAGGAGTTAATTTACAAATGAACGTGAACCTTATTTCTAGcttcaaaattgaaataactTACATGAATTCTGGCAGTACAGGTGGTAGAGGAGCTACTGGTGGTGGATATCTACAAACTATCGTGATTATTTCATCTCCATCAATTTCCAGAGAAGGGTGGAATCGGACGTTGATATTGTTCGTGAAAACTCTTTGTGGCCCCTGAAAGTaaccaaaaaatttatttccatctTTATTCACCATTCCTTCTTCAGAACAAAGGTTCGAATTTAACTCCaattcaacaattttttgtgTAGTTTGATTTTCTCTAAAGATATCAGATAAAAAGTGGGATGTTCCATTTGGAAAACTATACTTTTTGCCTTTTTGTACCGAGTGAAAAGACGAAgaattttggaacaccctgtatatcacagaccgagttttttctacatgatgctTATCCTCAGGATTTCagtgacctattttcaaaatttcagctccGTATaatatgaaatgtcttttctATGCCTATTTCAGCGAATCTATGTTTTTGGCAATTTCTTGTGGAGAACAGTTAACATCTCGGAAAGTATCAGCAAAAGGGAGAGGGAAGTACTAGTGAAAAATACTCAGATAGGGATAAAGGAGCGAAAGTTTCATGGTTAAGTAAcccatgttagtgaaaatcatgtaatttagTTCAATCGtagattttcatcaaatatcaaTGTTCAAGATGTAGGAATTTTTATGACTGAATTTAGTTCTGTTGCAAAACATTACGAAAAATGTTATCACAGATATAAATAAATGTCGATCGCCTTATCAGAATACGTGAAGATGGGCGTCGTAGATCTATCCAAAAATTTTCGAGCGGTAGATCTTATCTCCGTGAAAAAAATTAGGGAGTTAACTGAAGCGTTCTTGGAAATTCCACTTTGGATGTATCGATTTTGTACCAGAAGGTACTCAGAAAGCTACCCGTTGAATCAAACATTTCTTTGTCTGTATCTATCTATTTTACTACATCATCTGACTCTAGACAATGAAATATTTGCTATTAAATGAATGAATCCTTCGATTAGACGAATAGTAAGAACGCAATAAATGAGTAAACTAGGATTAGAACATTTCAGGATGAGTGGATGAAATTAATGTTATCGGGAATGAAAGATTTAATCTTATCGTGTAAAATCTAGAcgaaattttcatcattgagAGTGGAGTCTGCCTCGTAGAGATGTAAAAGATAACGCAAATTGCATATTTGAATGGAACACACAACATCGTGCAATATCTAGACCTAATTTCCATCATTAAGACTAGAGTTTGCCTACGCAATTCACAGAT
The window above is part of the Coccinella septempunctata chromosome 8, icCocSept1.1, whole genome shotgun sequence genome. Proteins encoded here:
- the LOC123318624 gene encoding uncharacterized protein LOC123318624, translated to MLPLLIVALATIISSGHSNPQSNYADQANNVEYVGGLPEQATLDGKVTKLDDLSPVIFLNRTKAALNCASGSMQVELKFNEPYYGVAYAHPDRNSPCQIHGKGNYSYKMELPLKGCGTKQGPQRVFTNNINVRFHPSLEIDGDEIITIVCRYPPPVAPLPPVLPEFIKNDNVPQPVIAPPLNSFQIMLIICGILFLSLLLLGLGCTNYCLRRRVIPLSRPFSSIGTNSEITKLSSGSLGNLSIYDPVKIPRAHAPVLAIASSSGSDGPLISDTLPSDYPSESHSEIEELDARSLPVSSAGSFENRAYVHDNSSVYSDSALQTTTASLPRAAAYKEQPRFDVQMKINRAPPSPASLAISDTDSSVSRAERNLSTILEREESSRPESTQFTYIPELHHPPRHIQPAPTFNKILKRQQELQELASLNSEITDTHSITEMVDSSHRMKGPAPPMMPREQHVVTMDRTEVFEPLPQRKPEITSHTVDDVYLRTITEKKTIEDIERHKRLVTEYHTRPAEAPKWDVTIRNYPLEMPEPPEWENFSDISSASGLTLTNLPERYVEIPPRSTIDDNKLPLNSPELVGSLQQPHSPQSYLSTFNLPVENPQVPNWNVLLRVLQPNEQEMTTTETTESFSSQLTMADKIKWRQIITTESTLRTLLTEAVVREDYERIRRDARYETLFEPPKWDVIIKILAPNDKQKNRFKKRGEWDNRSRRGSLPTLYEYDSDGESSVRTLTREPMEYPLVRSRRTSRSSFKSEADLRSMSEMTVDFGRPDFADSQSESSHYFSVHRYDDDETDSYYRPGTGHPSLARSLSQPSLARSASEFTEHWGAPSRYDTASEYTSPEVTPKAVRSTKMVQVHPMGAEQSSMWQSSSSQMRTLPGGGTAQIMTSEMSQSSSRVMSRQRQNWHQ